In Strongyloides ratti genome assembly S_ratti_ED321, scaffold srae_chrx_scaffold0000002, a single window of DNA contains:
- a CDS encoding Zona pellucida domain-containing protein: MNFNTINNFEGHVFVKGMYNEKNCRNDDIGKKNAFIEIPFDMCNVLKTRSLNPKGIFISTTIVISFHSKFITKMDKAYRVQCFYMETEKTVTANIEVSDMTTIVQNYDLPLPVCKYEILNGGPSGEIVTISTIGNLVYHKWTCETENVDLFCMLIHSCSVDDGNGNKIEIINKNGCSVDKTLINNIEYTSDFVGGQLSNVYKYADRPQMYYQCQISINIKELYQSCPRPNCTTDSNYIPQIVDIVTQEDDENIFNSTIFSDPEMEESKIFHKRSLINNDNTLDVRTELTTVDITKEEKEKFCKLNDDEIYTNNIDFIKIISDKNIVCFSTTFFSILGAGMIINFLVLGVILIFLIKIRC; the protein is encoded by the exons AtgaattttaatacaattaataattttgaaggacatgtttttgttaaaggaatgtataatgaaaaaaattgtagAAATGATGATATTGGTAAGAAAAATGCTTTTATTGAGATTCCATTTGATATGTgtaatgtattaaaaacaaGGTCATTAAATCCTAAGggaatttttatatcaacaACTATTGTTATATCATTTCAttctaaatttattacaaaaatggATAAAGCATATAGAGTACAGTGTTTTTATATGGAAACTGAAAAAACTGTTACAGCAAATATTGAAGTTAGTGATATGACAACAATTGTACAAAATTATGACTTACCATTACCTGTATGtaaatatgaaatattaaatggtGGACCATCTGGTGAGATTGTTACTATTTCAACAATAGGAAACCTTGTATATCATAAATGGACTTGTGAAACAGAAAATGTTGATCTTTTTTGTATGCTTATTCATTCATGTTCTGTTGACGATGGTAATGGTAACaaaattgaaattattaataaaaatggttGTTCAGTtgataaaacattaattaataatattgaatatACAAGTGATTTTGTTGGTGGACAATTAtcaaatgtttataaatatgCAGATCGTCCTCAAATGTATTATCAATGTcaaatttctattaatattaaagaattatATCAATCATGTCCAAGACCTAATTGTACAACTGATAGTAATTATATTCCACAAATTGTTGATATTGTTACACAGGAAGAcgatgaaaatatttttaatagtaccATATTTAGTGATCCTGAAATGGAAGaatctaaaatttttcataaacgttctttaataaataatgataatacaTTAGATGTTAGAACTGAATTAACTACTGTTGATATTACTAAAGAg gaaaaagaaaaattttgtaaattaaatgatgacgaaatttatacaaataatatagaTTTTATCAAGATAAtaagtgataaaaatattgtatgtTTTTCAACgacatttttttcaattcttGGTGCTGGaatgattataaattttttagtattagGTGTCATActaatatttcttataaaaattcgttgttaa
- a CDS encoding WD40/YVTN repeat-like-containing domain and WD40-repeat-containing domain-containing protein: MKNPASNEQLQRFMSKMECQAISDDEEESNTFDKGELVLGDKEKNLSPRKIDTPDILEPSSENSEVIDITKDDEIIECETKEKPAILSSIVYGEPELLMGTQFPLNYGVCPSMENFIRLKMRINILKSFHECRKFSLYNGLTNSLCFSIDGRYIFTSDDSNIGRVIDVHSWKTRRIVSFNKYGIYDGQFLQHNYDIIHPSYKILPWT; encoded by the exons atgAAGAATCCAGCAAGCAATGAACAATTACAAAGATTCATGTCCAAGATGGAGTGTCAAGCTATTTCTGATGATGAAGAAGAAAGTAATACATTTGATAAAGGTGAATTAGTATTAGGTGacaaagaaaaaaacttAAGTCCCAGAAAAATAGACACTCCTGATATCCTTGAACCTTCATCTGAGAATAGTGAAGTTATAGATATTACAAAGGATGATGAAATTATTGAATGtgaaacaaaagaaaaacCAGCAATTCTTAGCTCAATAGTTTATGGGGAACCTGAATTACTTATGGGAACACAATTTCCATTAAATTATGGTGTTTGTCCAAGTATGGA gAATTTTATACGTTTAAAAATGagaattaatatattaaaaagtttccATGAATgtagaaaattttctttatataatgGATTAACAAATTCTTTATGTTTTTCAATTGATggaagatatatttttacatctGATGATAGTAATATAGGAAGAGTTATTGATGTTCATTCTTGGAAAACAAGACGAATT gtaTCATTTAACAAATATGGAATATATGATGGACAATTTTTACAACATAATTATGATATAATTCATCCTTCATATAAg attTTACCATGGacatga
- a CDS encoding WD40 repeat and WD40/YVTN repeat-like-containing domain and WD40-repeat-containing domain-containing protein — MTSSIDGTIKLWDNRVPNSCSTISGFANPKISYDATGNYIGVVDETYVVKFFDIRTYNRGTLKTFFINDEILSKNNYIRDIKFSPNGKIFILPTSGCSFSSYDVITGEKIISYENINNWGYSNYPVEFSPCGSVLFVSCDNEVNIYNVNSGFLHKTLISQHRRNISQMKFFNNAMMLATSGDGVSLWTPDYAKIEKFKSEERKRDEIKYNNFVNHLKESAKKRDKSKIGNINGIYNMFEPLYINTEKAYQSIEYFYNNNETNIQIKEEVEEEEEVTTFNEKGNEVCNEDDINEIKNIQNNMNIEEEQKNRSRKIKKVIRKIKVKKEEQKIFEDVDMVSDDEEEEFEEVECEEEVDEYECMEENNSITVIS; from the coding sequence ATGACTAGTAGTATAGATGGAACTATAAAATTATGGGATAATAGAGTTCCAAATTCATGTAGTACTATAAGCGGATTCGCAAATCCTAAGATATCATATGACGCAACAGGAAATTATATTGGTGTTGTTGATGAAACATATGTCGTAAAGTTTTTTGATATCAGAACCTATAATCGTGGaacattaaaaacattttttattaatgatgaaattttaagtaaaaataattatattagagacattaaattttcaccaaatggtaaaatatttatattaccaACAAGTGGATGTTCATTTTCATCGTATGATGTTATAACTggagaaaaaataataagttatgaaaatataaataattggGGATATTCAAATTATCCTGTTGAATTTTCTCCATGTGGTTCTGTATTATTTGTCTCATGTGATAATGaggtaaatatttataatgtaaaTAGTGGATTTTTACACAAAACGTTAATTTCGCAACATCGTCGTAATATTTCgcaaatgaaattttttaataacgcAATGATGTTGGCAACTAGTGGAGATGGTGTTTCATTATGGACACCTGATTACGcaaaaattgaaaagttTAAAAGTGAGGAAAGAAAAAGagatgaaataaaatataataattttgtaaatcaTCTAAAGGAGAGCGcaaaaaaaagagataaaTCAAAGATTGGAAATATAAATGgaatttataatatgtttgaacctttatatataaacacTGAAAAAGCCTATCAATctatagaatatttttacaataataacgaaacaaatattcaaataaagGAAGAGGTAGAGGAAGAAGAAGAAGTAACaacttttaatgaaaaagGAAATGAAGTTTGTAATGAAGAtgatataaatgaaattaaaaatattcaaaataatatgaatataGAAGAAGAACAGAAAAATAGAAGcagaaaaatcaaaaaagtAATTCGCAAAATTAAGGTTAAAAAGGaagaacaaaaaatatttgaagatGTTGATATGGTATCTGATGATGAAGAAGAAGAATTTGAGGAAGTTGAATGTGAAGAGGAAGTAGATGAGTATGAATGTATGgaagaaaataattcaattacGGTAATAAGTTAA
- a CDS encoding Zinc finger protein 596 → MVKMVHDNVPVHHSMVYKKKSLTMNDMADINGDKYNVNDSSGSYNNQNNCNTSSSESDGSPVRLNNMSESPNQQNSSPNESLSDYNEVSYENEIFDEDDVDDEEEEDEDIVDEEMEEYLLEEDEELDDLENEEGKNGKDDDNINNDKDKSGDINCIEKRHVCDICGKAFPYLSILESHRRCHTGEKPFQCHFCDKKFAQKATLQVHERTHTGERPYKCRYCEKTFAQYGTKTVHEKSAHLGIRNYKCPKCSKNLSSPSALYTHKKTHGAKAFKCHLCPKTFTLKNYLKLHVKQVHEQNEKKHVCRFCMKSFSYAGSLQVHVRTHTGERPYVCKYCPKAFASQGNLQSHERTHTGERPYSCTTCSRSFIQKSQLTAHEATHQCNIISSPQNISSNTSTASSRSPNSCSPSSSYTNKSSSGVLLLQSQEISKFPVIENNDLSTNIMANEPITVPDTTISPKKVTEYTCKYCGKKYGYASSLYVHTRLHTGERPFQCKYCEKSFTNQGNMQVHQRVHTGEKPYKCDLCGKCYAQKVGLKIHMEQCQTTKGNEIKNENYEINSMTSLKSISPQENGSEEMFSSILSIDQSILKTENDQTKNSFVDISDIRSNESQSVSNIFTPTINVTPITVSPVIEKIDDQLKQATEIMLSCLNSSNPSTAAAAVAAIQQLNYPQSSILRPSMPASSSSVISQQQTSNLSSLFSLQNSNPLSAINNSVVSNNVFSNNGISSIYNSNTSNNFISSSITPLTENNNQFNNLTQNVDINNILSSKNAQSIIDVLKIKDQLNNLHNVTHNQVPVSSVYQSSINPSNSNMSLYNQITSFNSISDITKAVLNSRINQLSVLPQNVNQNQSPSIVQNQLTSQQLQLLLSQYQLLNGQSNSNLSLDSSNQNINISQLQQNINNYRQISSNNQPQNIQVKSPFINSSSFIPNGSF, encoded by the exons atggtCAAAATGGTACATGATAATGTACCTGTACACCATTCAAtggtatataaaaaaaaatcattaacaATGAATGATATGGCTGATATTAATGgtgataaatataatgttaatgaTTCTTCTGGTTCatataataatcaaaataattgtaatacATCTAGTAGTGAATCAGATGGATCACCTGTACGATTAAATAATATGAGTGAATCTCCAAATCAACAAAATTCATCACCTAATGAATCTTTATCAGATTATAATGAAGTGTCAtatgaaaatgaaatttttgatgaagatgatgttgatgatgaagaagaagaagaCGAGGATATTGTTGATGAAGAAATGGAAGAATACTTATTAGAAGAGGATGAAGAATTAGATGATCTAGAGAATGAAGAAGGTAAAAATGGCAAAgatgatgataatattaacaatgataaagataaatCTGGAGATATAAATTGCATTGAAAAACGACATGTATGTGATATATGTGGTAAAGCATTTCCATATCTTTCTATACTTGAATCACATCGTCGTTGCCATACTGGTGAAAAACCTTTCCAATGCCATTTTTGTGACAAAAAATTTGCTCAAAAAGCAACACTTCAAGTTCATGAAAGAACACATACTGGAGAACGACC atataaatGTCGATATTGTGAAAAAACTTTTGCACAATATGGTACAAAAACTGTTCATGAAAAAAGTGCACATTTAGGTataagaaattataaatgtCCAAAAtgtagtaaaaatttatcatcaCCCTCTGCTTTATATACACATAAAAAAACTCATGGTGCAAAAGCATTTAAATGCCATTTATGTCCCAAGACTTTtacattgaaaaattatcttaaatTGCATGTAAAACAAGTTCATGaacaaaatgaaaaaaaacatGTTTGTCGTTTTTGTATGAAATCATTTTCATATGCAGGAAGTCTTCAAGTACATGTTAGAACACATACTGGTGAAAGACCATATGTATGTAAATATTGTCCAAAAGCATTTGCTTCACAAGGAAATTTACAATCACATGAAAGAACTCATACTGGAGAACGACCTTATTCATGTACAACATGTTCAAGATCTTTCATTCAAAAGTCCCAATTAACAGCTCATGAAGCAACTCATCAATGCAATATTATTTCATCACCacaaaatatttcttctAATACATCTACAGCAAGTTCACGATCTCCAAATTCATGTAGTCCATCATCAAGTTATACAAACAAATCATCTTCTGGTGTACTATTATTACAATCACAAGAAATTTCTAAATTTCCAGTTATTGAGAATAATGATTTATCAACAAATATAATGGCAAATGAACCTATAACAGTACCAGATACAACTATATCCCCAAAAAAAGTAACTGAATATACTTGTAAATATTGCGGAAAAAAATATGGTTATGCATCATCATTGTATGTTCATACTCGACTCCACACCGGTGAAAGACCTTTTCAATGTAAATATTGTGAAAAATCATTTACAAATCAGGGGAATATGCAGGTTCATCAAAGAGTACATACAGGAGAAAAACC atataAATGTGATTTATGTGGAAAATGCTATGCACAAAAAGTTGGACTTAAAATACATATGGAACAATGTCAAACAACTAAAggtaatgaaataaaaaatgaaaattatgaaataaattcaatgacatcattaaaaagtatttcaCCACAAGAAAATGGATCAGAAGAAATGTTTTCTagtattttatcaattgatCAATCTATTTTAAAGACAGAAAATGACCAAacaaaaaattcttttgttGATATATCAGATATACGTAGTAATGAGTCTCAGAGtgtatcaaatatttttacaccAACAATTAATGTTACTCCAATTACTGTTTCACCtgttatagaaaaaattgatgACCAATTGAAACAAGCAACAGAGATTATGCTTTCTTGTTTAAATTCATCTAATCCTTCAACTGCTGCTGCAGCAGTTGCTGCCATTcaacaattaaattatcCACAATCATCTATATTACGTCCATCTATGCCTGCTTCAAGTTCATCAGTGATCTCACAACAACAAACATCAAATTTATcttcattattttctttacaGAATTCAAATCCTTTAAGTGCAATTAACAATTCCGTTGTTTCTAATAAtgtattttctaataatggCATTTCATCAATTTATAATTCTAATACTTCgaacaattttatttcatcatCAATTACACCTTTAacagaaaataataatcaatttaataatttaactcaaaatgttgatattaataatatcttaTCATCAAAAAATGCTCAATCAATAATTGacgtattaaaaattaaagatcAATTGAATAATCTTCATAATGTTACTCATAATCAAGTTCCGGTGTCATCTGTTTACCAATCATCAATTAACCCATCTAATAGTAATATGTCTCTTTACAATCAAATTACTTCCTTTAATTCAATATCTGATATTACAAAGGCTGTCCTAAATTCAAGAATTAACCAACTTTCAGTTTTACCACAAAATGTCAATCAAAATCAAAGTCCATCAATTGTACAAAATCAATTAACATCCCAACAGTTACAATTATTGTTATCACAAtatcaattattaaatgGACAGTCTAATTCAAATTTATCACTTGATAGTAGTAATcaaaacataaatatttcacaactacaacaaaatattaacaacTATCGTCAGATTTCTTCAAATAATCAACCACAAAATATACAAGTTAAAAGTCCTTTCATTAATTCATCTAGCTTTATTCCTAATggaagtttttaa
- a CDS encoding Zinc finger, C2H2 domain and Zinc finger C2H2-type/integrase DNA-binding domain and Zinc finger,C2H2-like domain-containing protein produces MPYRSELKRPDLKGQFPCSVCGKVFCHSSSLSRHRMQAHFKSYTCSQCNQEISSSETLRSHMFRIHQISRMFMCRCCNWAFADKTSLHIHMQSMNKDGNPGDVYVLARSSTEAGTFRNEMSSDGESRTSNASSPLNMRTQSPAEASEAKSALSFAAENLGLDFGKNFLGGDKITNNIKSSIFPQFNEGIDMLMKLKSQQQPQIGKTPTVQDLFGQNSLLNCWLATNPLCQNNIFDLTNPNLLNLGKLSSLPVSGKRPEASVTAEIVNNGNNRKDEISVKTEECNSDSGKSDVHDNSIYKSNPSFLDNLFNKKLAALNGNDDTPQSISKTNKRKARKPQQLKDSSFSSSNGDEESEPKAKISNLSYLVQHLNSNGRNDIKLNENEEQHSPAISDSHTCESGQNNSTNSCSSDKCDNCKSVQKQNIVLQEENNKVRRRMSKIENAVYKFEKAIKEYSDKTLPENMKSEMINLVDTCFKTCTDDETIIDNFNSSESKELVGSGIIGASLFTPLNKISS; encoded by the exons ATGCCTTATCGTAGTGAATTGAAGCGTCCAGATTTAAAAG gTCAATTCCCATGCTCAGTTTGCGGAAAAGTTTTTTGTCATTCTTCTTCACTTAGTCGGCACCGTATGCAAGCtcattttaaaagttatacaTGTTCACAATGTAATCAAGAAATTTCTAGTAGTGAAACATTACGTTCACATATGTTTAGGATTCATCAAATATCACGAATGTTCATGTGTAGATGTTGTAATTGGGCATTTGCTGATAAAACATCATTACATATTCATATGCAATCAATGAATAAAGATGGTAATCCTGGGGATGTTTATGTTTTAGCACGTAGTTCAACAGAAGCTGGAACATTTAGAAATGAAATGTCATCAGATGGTGAATCAAGAACATCAAATGCTTCTAGTCCTCTTAATATGAGAACACAATCACCAGCTGAAGCATCAGAAGCAAAAAGTGCTTTATCATTTGCTGCAGAAAATTTAGGTTTAGATTttggaaaaaattttcttggtggtgataaaataactaataatataaaatcatCAATCTTTCCACAATTTAATGAAGGAATAGATATGCTTATGAAACTTAAAAGTCAACAACAACCACAAATTGGTAAAACACCAACTGTTCAAGATTTATTTGGGCAAAATTCACTTTTAAATTGTTGGCTTGCTACTAATCCATTatgtcaaaataatatttttgatttaacaAATCCAAATTTACTTAATTTAGGAAAATTATCATCTCTTCCTGTTAGTGGTAAACGTCCTGAAGCTTCAGTAACAGCGGAAATTGTGAATAATGGAAACAATCGCAAAGATGAAATATCTGTTAAAACTGAAGAATGCAATTCAGATAGTGGAAAAAGCGATGTTCATGACAATAGTATATACAAAAGTAATCCATCATTTCTTGACAatctatttaataaaaaacttgCTGCATTAAATGGAAATGATGATACACCACAATCAATTtctaaaacaaataaaagaaaagcTCGTAAACCACAACAATTAAAAGATTCTTCATTTAGTTCATCAAATGGTGATGAGGAATCTGAACCAAAAGCAAAGATTTCTAATCTTTCATATCTTGTTCAACATTTAAATTCAAATGGaagaaatgatattaaattaaatgaaaatgaagAACAACATTCACCAGCAATAAGTGATTCACATACATGTGAAAGTGGTCAAAATAATTCAACAAATAGTTGTTCATCTGATAAATGCGATAACTGTAAg agtgttcaaaaacaaaatattgttCTTCaggaagaaaataataaagttagaAGACGAATGAGTAAAATAGAGAATGCTGTATATAAATTTGAGAAAGCAATTAAAGAGTATAGTGATAAAACATTACCAGAAAATATGAAATCAGAAATGATTAATTTAGTTGATACTTGTTTTAAAACTTGTACTGATGATGAAAcaattattgataattttaattcttcaGAATCCAAAGAATTAGTTGGATCAGGAATTATTGGAGCATCATTATTTACacctttaaataaaatatcatcataa